The sequence GCGGGCCGTAGCCCGGAGCTATTCTACCACCAGCGATTATTTTATTGAGATCGACGCCGGGGGGGATTGGAAATAAGCTATTGATTACTTTAAGGTAATAATTGCACTACGTTTTTATGCTCGTGAAGGTGCCTGGCGGTGGATTTATCCTCGGGTATCCACCACCTGATGGTTTGGCAAGATATTTGCAATATAAATAGCTGAGGTTCGACCGCTATTTGAAGATAAAGATTTAAGGCTTGTGCCTGCATATCCGGGATGCTGCATGCTGTGACATTTTGGCTGGTGATACCAGTATCTTTGGTTTGGAGATGTATGGATAGGGATATGTGGGTATAAGCCGCCCCTTTGCTTGCCTATGTCTTCTCGCAACTGGCTCTCTGCCAATTCGGTGAAGTAGATCAAGACCCACCTCATAACCCCCCAAATGATCCCCCACGATAAGGCATAGGTAGGCAATAATTTACACACGAAGGGCTGTAAACGAGGGGTGACTGGTGGTGTCCCTGCACCGGTCACCCCTCAACGCTTATATGACCTGCACCTGGAAAATATTTCCCAATTTCAGGGAATTGAATCCTTTGCCATCATCATCAGGACCAGTCTTCAATCCCGGGTGCCGGTTCCCGATCGGAATCGGGCTCGAAGGTTTGCCAGAGAAATGCTCATCGCCCCTGCTATCCGGCTGGGCAGTCGAGTTCAGAATCTCAGTATCACAGGCCATGACGACCCAAAGGTTTGACTTCTGATCCAATTCGGCTAACTTTTGACGGTCATCGGAAGGTACCTGTTTCGGTAATCCGATTATGATGCGAGCGATAACACGATTGCTGACCTCCGCAGGGTTGGTTTTGCTGTTTTTCGGCGCTTGTGCAAGACCTTCCTCGGGTGATTCCCTGCCTATGAACTGGCAGCCCATGAAAGGGCTGAATGCTAGCCTGCCGGGAGGAGTGCGGGTTTATGAGGGACACAATCCGCAACTGCCCCTGAGGGCTTGGTACATACGGGTACGTGAGAAGGATACCCGCATTACTACCCATGTAGTGGTGTCGATGGACAAAGACCGGCGGGAGACGGCCACCGAATTTGCCCAGCGATTGGGCGCTTGTGTAGTGGTGAATGGAGGCTATTTTCGCATGGACCTGCTGCCTGCGGAGCACGTGGGACTCCTGAAGGTGGACGGTGTCCTGCTTGAACCGCCGACGCCCTGCGTTCAGCGAGATGGGTTGCGGTTCCGACTTGCTCGGGCTGCTCTAGGTTTTACCAAGGATGACCACATTGATGTGGCCTGGGTCATGAGCTATAGCGATACGCTTATGGAAGTCAT comes from Candidatus Neomarinimicrobiota bacterium and encodes:
- a CDS encoding phosphodiester glycosidase family protein, with product MNWQPMKGLNASLPGGVRVYEGHNPQLPLRAWYIRVREKDTRITTHVVVSMDKDRRETATEFAQRLGACVVVNGGYFRMDLLPAEHVGLLKVDGVLLEPPTPCVQRDGLRFRLARAALGFTKDDHIDVAWVMSYSDTLMEVIQPLRNRPGLPDTLFEVASARPWHMHDALAAGPCLISGGEIRITSDEEVFFGTSVPNVHPRTAAGYTQNGELILLVVDGRQDRSRGVDLNELAIIMKDLGCLEALNLDGGGSSTLV